One window of Pocillopora verrucosa isolate sample1 chromosome 9, ASM3666991v2, whole genome shotgun sequence genomic DNA carries:
- the LOC131784689 gene encoding QRFP-like peptide receptor isoform X1, with the protein MSDVAVTIILTLLIIADITGNFLVCFVIKTNQDMRTPINYLLVNLAISDITFAVFVAPNHILKKLFIHPDGAIGSNICKFLTSGNMAWVGAASSSVTLVVIAVERYYTVMCPISNTRKLNKRTVKIIICGCWIFALALNSPMISVTTFDDESSDCKWDWPEQWMGAANETTWLVLLACIPLTIMTGLYSRVVYSLWFKRNDDQELAYRQKGVLKVRKRVTLSVITVSAIFGICWFTGLLIYVLSYYDIYMFGDASYAISDTLFMFNSAVNPLVYSLLNERFKRKIKTMFCSKCTSRVHTSSESASIELPNNPSRTNNTAAGYID; encoded by the exons ATGTCTGACGTTGCCGTGACAATCATTCTCACCTTACTCATCATCGCGGACATCACTGGTAACtttctggtttgttttgtcATAAAGACAAACCAAGATATGAG AACTCCCATCAATTACCTGCTTGTAAACCTGGCCATATCAGACATTACGTTCGCAGTATTTGTGGCACCAaaccatattttgaaaaaactctTCATCCATCCAGACGGAGCAATTGGTTCAAATATCTGCAAATTTCTAACGAGTGGAAACATGGCCTGGGTGGGTGCAGCTTCATCGTCTGTGACCTTGGTTGTAATAGCAGTTGAACGTTATTACACTGTAATGTGTCCTATAAGTAACACAAGAAAACTAAACAAGCGTACAGTAAAG ATAATCATTTGTGGATGTTGGATCTTTGCACTGGCTTTAAATTCGCCAATGATCTCAGTGACGACATTCGATGACGAAAGTAGCGACTGCAAGTGGGATTGGCCTGAACAGTGGATGGGTGCGGCAAATGAGACCACGTGGCTTGTACTGTTGGCCTGTATTCCTTTAACGATAATGACAGGATTATACTCAAGAGTTGTGTACAGTTTATGGTTTAAACGAAATGATGACCAGGAACTCGCCTATCGTCAGAAG GGGGTCCTTAAGGTTAGGAAACGAGTCACTTTGAGTGTGATCACTGTCAGTGCCATATTTGGAATCTGTTGGTTTACTGGCCTTCTTATTTACGTCCTGAGTTACTACGACATCTACATGTTTGGGGACGCTTCTTACGCCATTTCAGACACTCTGTTCATGTTTAATTCAGCAGTAAATCCTCTTGTTTATTCTCTGCTGAATGAGCGTTTCAAGAGGAAGATCAAGACCATGTTTTGCAGTAAATGTACATCCAGGGTTCATACCTCGAGTGAAAGTGCAAGTATAGAACTACCTAACAACCCGTCCCGTACCAACAACACTGCCGCTGGATATATCGATTAA
- the LOC131784689 gene encoding pyroglutamylated RF-amide peptide receptor-like isoform X2, producing the protein MSDVAVTIILTLLIIADITGNFLVCFVIKTNQDMRTPINYLLVNLAISDITFAVFVAPNHILKKLFIHPDGAIGSNICKFLTSGNMAWIIICGCWIFALALNSPMISVTTFDDESSDCKWDWPEQWMGAANETTWLVLLACIPLTIMTGLYSRVVYSLWFKRNDDQELAYRQKGVLKVRKRVTLSVITVSAIFGICWFTGLLIYVLSYYDIYMFGDASYAISDTLFMFNSAVNPLVYSLLNERFKRKIKTMFCSKCTSRVHTSSESASIELPNNPSRTNNTAAGYID; encoded by the exons ATGTCTGACGTTGCCGTGACAATCATTCTCACCTTACTCATCATCGCGGACATCACTGGTAACtttctggtttgttttgtcATAAAGACAAACCAAGATATGAG AACTCCCATCAATTACCTGCTTGTAAACCTGGCCATATCAGACATTACGTTCGCAGTATTTGTGGCACCAaaccatattttgaaaaaactctTCATCCATCCAGACGGAGCAATTGGTTCAAATATCTGCAAATTTCTAACGAGTGGAAACATGGCCTGG ATAATCATTTGTGGATGTTGGATCTTTGCACTGGCTTTAAATTCGCCAATGATCTCAGTGACGACATTCGATGACGAAAGTAGCGACTGCAAGTGGGATTGGCCTGAACAGTGGATGGGTGCGGCAAATGAGACCACGTGGCTTGTACTGTTGGCCTGTATTCCTTTAACGATAATGACAGGATTATACTCAAGAGTTGTGTACAGTTTATGGTTTAAACGAAATGATGACCAGGAACTCGCCTATCGTCAGAAG GGGGTCCTTAAGGTTAGGAAACGAGTCACTTTGAGTGTGATCACTGTCAGTGCCATATTTGGAATCTGTTGGTTTACTGGCCTTCTTATTTACGTCCTGAGTTACTACGACATCTACATGTTTGGGGACGCTTCTTACGCCATTTCAGACACTCTGTTCATGTTTAATTCAGCAGTAAATCCTCTTGTTTATTCTCTGCTGAATGAGCGTTTCAAGAGGAAGATCAAGACCATGTTTTGCAGTAAATGTACATCCAGGGTTCATACCTCGAGTGAAAGTGCAAGTATAGAACTACCTAACAACCCGTCCCGTACCAACAACACTGCCGCTGGATATATCGATTAA